In the Flavisolibacter tropicus genome, one interval contains:
- a CDS encoding cyclic nucleotide-binding/CBS domain-containing protein, which produces MERVADVLRAKYPQFNTIGPNRSIHDALHQMHCENVDHLIVLDDERFVGLLTEHGITEKIIYRSRDLDTATVKEFMTTYLPVATFNDSLEQCMQLMERHNTRFIAVYDRFDFMGVVSSHDLMKQALNKRKATFEEQEEQYPWDY; this is translated from the coding sequence ATGGAAAGAGTAGCCGATGTATTACGAGCCAAGTACCCCCAGTTTAATACCATTGGTCCCAATCGCTCCATTCATGATGCATTACATCAAATGCACTGTGAGAATGTGGATCATCTTATCGTTTTGGATGATGAACGTTTTGTAGGACTTCTGACGGAACATGGTATCACAGAAAAAATAATCTACAGATCCAGGGATCTAGATACGGCAACCGTTAAAGAATTCATGACCACCTATTTACCTGTAGCTACATTCAATGATTCATTAGAACAATGTATGCAGTTAATGGAGCGTCATAATACACGTTTTATAGCTGTATATGATCGATTTGACTTCATGGGAGTTGTTTCTTCACATGATTTGATGAAGCAAGCATTGAATAAGCGTAAGGCTACATTTGAAGAGCAAGAAGAGCAATATCCCTGGGACTATTGA
- a CDS encoding DUF721 domain-containing protein, whose protein sequence is MAQYSLGAAIQEFLKSSRIRGDIQALQIEQVWAQLMGKTIAKYTERIHIINGTLFITTNVAPLKQELLYQKETIKLRVNEALGKKEIKEVVIQ, encoded by the coding sequence ATGGCACAGTACTCTTTGGGAGCAGCAATTCAGGAGTTTTTAAAAAGCAGCCGTATTCGCGGCGATATTCAAGCATTACAAATAGAACAAGTATGGGCCCAGCTAATGGGTAAAACCATTGCCAAATACACAGAGCGCATCCATATCATCAATGGCACTTTGTTTATTACTACTAATGTAGCCCCCTTAAAACAAGAATTACTTTACCAGAAAGAAACAATAAAGCTTCGCGTAAACGAAGCTTTAGGAAAAAAAGAAATTAAAGAAGTAGTTATTCAATAG
- the recF gene encoding DNA replication/repair protein RecF (All proteins in this family for which functions are known are DNA-binding proteins that assist the filamentation of RecA onto DNA for the initiation of recombination or recombinational repair.) — MRLTIHSISLFQFKNYFHEEFQFSERIIGIWGKNGKGKTNLLDAIHYLCFTKSYFTRLDSLITQHGHQGFRLEGHFTVRGHEEKAVCVLRENGRKEFSVNDEFYTRFSKHIGRYPCVVIAPDDIQLILGGSEERRKFIDTLLSQLDAAYLQSLINYTKILQQRNSFLKAYQEGFGSRDLSILDVLDEQLSVEGDAIYKKRSTFLLKFLPDVKQLYNDIAQHYEPINLIYESELHEHSMATLLQFNRQRDLVIQRTSSGIHRDDLVFNMGQQPFKSVASQGQRKSLLFALKLAEMEVLKAEKHLSPFLLLDDVFEKLDEERISNLLQRVAADEDAQIFITDTNGERLKKQLEKLSTPYQLIEL, encoded by the coding sequence TTGCGGTTAACCATTCACTCCATATCACTTTTTCAATTCAAGAACTACTTCCACGAGGAATTCCAGTTTTCAGAACGTATTATAGGTATTTGGGGAAAGAACGGCAAGGGAAAGACCAACCTCTTGGATGCTATTCACTACCTCTGCTTTACCAAAAGTTACTTTACCCGTTTGGATAGCTTGATTACTCAACATGGCCATCAGGGCTTCCGCTTAGAAGGACACTTTACAGTGCGTGGACATGAAGAGAAAGCAGTGTGCGTACTTCGGGAAAATGGACGCAAAGAGTTTTCAGTAAACGATGAATTTTATACGCGCTTCTCAAAGCACATAGGCCGCTACCCCTGTGTAGTAATAGCTCCCGATGATATTCAACTGATATTAGGAGGAAGCGAAGAACGGCGTAAATTCATTGATACATTGCTTTCGCAATTAGATGCGGCTTACCTGCAAAGTTTGATAAACTACACAAAGATCTTGCAGCAACGCAACTCATTTTTAAAGGCCTACCAGGAAGGGTTTGGTAGCAGGGATCTTTCCATCTTGGATGTATTGGATGAACAGTTGTCTGTTGAAGGTGATGCTATCTATAAAAAACGGAGTACTTTTTTACTGAAGTTTCTCCCAGATGTTAAACAGCTTTACAACGACATCGCACAACATTACGAGCCAATCAATCTTATCTATGAAAGCGAACTGCATGAGCACTCAATGGCTACTTTGCTTCAATTCAACCGACAACGCGATTTAGTAATACAACGTACTTCAAGTGGTATACACCGCGACGATCTGGTCTTTAATATGGGACAGCAACCTTTCAAAAGTGTGGCGTCTCAAGGGCAGCGCAAAAGCTTGCTCTTTGCATTAAAGCTGGCAGAAATGGAAGTATTGAAAGCAGAAAAGCACCTCTCGCCTTTTCTGTTACTGGACGATGTTTTTGAGAAGTTGGATGAAGAACGTATCAGCAACCTCTTACAACGGGTAGCCGCAGATGAAGATGCACAGATCTTTATTACCGATACCAATGGAGAACGGCTCAAGAAACAATTGGAAAAACTATCCACACCCTACCAATTGATAGAGCTTTAG
- a CDS encoding DoxX family protein, translating into MNILQRMELWGDRHHPKWLDIIRIALGIFLFIKGIEFYNNLGSMMSMMENQVPFGSLVLIFMAHYVIFAHIVGGLFLAFGIFTRVACIAQIPVLLGAIIFINSKGEMFRPFSELILSVLVLLLLIFFLVVGNGPWSAEHYFDEKKAESQGTV; encoded by the coding sequence ATGAACATCCTTCAACGCATGGAGCTTTGGGGAGATCGCCATCACCCCAAATGGCTGGACATTATACGTATAGCATTAGGTATTTTCCTCTTTATTAAAGGCATTGAGTTTTACAACAATTTAGGTTCTATGATGAGTATGATGGAAAATCAAGTTCCATTTGGGTCACTAGTGCTGATATTTATGGCTCACTATGTCATCTTTGCGCATATTGTAGGTGGGCTGTTTTTGGCGTTCGGTATTTTTACACGTGTCGCTTGCATCGCACAAATTCCTGTGTTGTTAGGAGCAATTATTTTTATTAATTCAAAGGGTGAAATGTTTCGGCCATTTTCAGAGCTGATACTTTCTGTTTTAGTTTTATTACTGTTGATATTCTTTCTAGTTGTAGGTAATGGACCTTGGTCTGCAGAGCACTACTTTGATGAAAAGAAGGCTGAAAGTCAAGGTACAGTGTAA
- a CDS encoding DUF3095 family protein produces MNDINFYKDLPPLQLPITDILYDHNFSQIPPSWHIIIADIKNSTAAINNGRHNDVNLVAAGSLIAALNICKKRNIEVPFFFGGDGGSLLVPQPILMEVLAGLALHNQNSQKYFGLEMHIGFMSIQEVLNAGYHIKITKLKVDNFLNKALIIGNGMQYAEKQIKYAANISSSLNEDRPSQLNLTGLECRWDRVKPPVAEHEVVCYLIDSPQLVNQLSIFRNALSQIDNVFGDINHRHPLSIERLKLLLSFSRLKKEMLAKYGKWKITYFLNSFLKNLFGWFVFKFHIKSPKFDAQRYIEQIISHSDSLLIDGRINTIISGTPQQHSQFLNYLTEQENAGQLLFGHYSNRESVITCYIENYKDKHIHFLDGADGGYTEAAKELKRKIAQRQSQYISIRAN; encoded by the coding sequence ATGAATGATATAAACTTCTATAAAGATCTCCCGCCCTTACAACTGCCTATAACCGACATTTTATACGATCACAACTTCTCTCAGATTCCACCTAGCTGGCACATAATCATTGCAGATATAAAGAACTCAACAGCTGCCATAAATAATGGACGCCACAATGATGTGAACCTGGTAGCTGCCGGCAGCTTGATTGCAGCCCTCAATATTTGCAAGAAGCGGAATATAGAGGTCCCTTTCTTTTTTGGAGGTGACGGAGGTTCACTACTTGTACCGCAACCCATTTTAATGGAAGTGCTTGCTGGATTAGCTCTGCATAACCAAAATAGCCAGAAATACTTTGGATTAGAAATGCATATTGGCTTCATGTCAATCCAAGAAGTACTAAATGCAGGATATCATATAAAAATCACTAAACTTAAAGTAGATAACTTTCTAAATAAGGCACTTATTATTGGTAATGGAATGCAATACGCTGAAAAGCAAATAAAGTATGCAGCTAATATTAGCTCATCATTAAATGAAGATCGCCCAAGTCAATTAAATCTAACAGGTCTGGAATGCCGCTGGGATCGCGTAAAACCACCTGTCGCAGAACATGAAGTTGTTTGCTATTTGATTGATTCACCACAACTAGTAAACCAGTTAAGTATCTTCCGCAATGCATTATCTCAAATTGATAATGTTTTTGGCGATATCAATCATAGGCATCCATTATCTATTGAACGGCTAAAACTTTTATTAAGCTTCTCCAGACTGAAGAAAGAAATGTTGGCCAAATACGGTAAATGGAAAATCACTTATTTCTTAAATTCTTTTCTCAAAAATCTCTTTGGATGGTTTGTATTTAAATTTCACATTAAATCCCCAAAGTTTGACGCACAGCGTTATATTGAACAAATTATCTCCCACTCCGACTCACTTCTAATAGATGGACGTATTAACACAATAATTTCAGGCACCCCACAACAACACTCCCAATTCTTAAACTATCTAACAGAACAAGAAAATGCTGGCCAGCTACTATTTGGTCATTATAGCAATAGAGAAAGTGTAATTACCTGCTATATTGAAAATTACAAAGACAAACATATTCACTTTTTAGATGGAGCAGATGGAGGATATACTGAAGCTGCAAAAGAATTAAAAAGGAAAATTGCACAGCGACAATCTCAATACATCAGTATAAGAGCTAATTAA
- a CDS encoding YajQ family cyclic di-GMP-binding protein → MPSFDIVSKVELQVLDNAVNVTKKEIENRFDFKGSHVVIDLDKKEYLIKVETDSEMQMKQLTDVLLSRSMKQGIAPEAFDFSKEPHQSGKVVKKDVPVRNGLKQEDAKKVVKLIKDSGLKVQVQIMDDLVRVTGKKIDDLQEVIQLCKNSNLGIPFQYVNMRS, encoded by the coding sequence ATGCCTTCTTTTGACATTGTAAGTAAAGTAGAACTGCAAGTCCTTGACAATGCGGTAAACGTAACAAAGAAAGAAATTGAAAATCGCTTTGATTTTAAAGGCTCTCATGTCGTTATTGATCTGGATAAAAAAGAATATCTGATTAAAGTTGAAACGGATAGCGAAATGCAAATGAAGCAATTGACCGATGTGCTGCTAAGCCGTTCTATGAAGCAGGGTATAGCTCCTGAGGCTTTTGATTTCTCAAAGGAGCCCCATCAAAGCGGAAAAGTGGTTAAAAAGGATGTGCCCGTGCGCAATGGACTAAAACAGGAAGATGCCAAAAAGGTAGTGAAGCTCATAAAAGACTCAGGTTTAAAGGTACAGGTGCAGATAATGGATGATTTAGTGCGTGTTACAGGGAAGAAAATAGATGATTTACAGGAAGTTATACAACTTTGTAAGAACAGTAACCTAGGTATTCCTTTCCAATATGTAAATATGCGGAGCTAA
- a CDS encoding type B 50S ribosomal protein L31: protein MKKGLHPQNYRYVVFKDMSNGHSFLSRSTAATKETVKWEDGNEYPLIKLEISNTSHPFFTGKNIMVDTAGRIDKFKKKYAKK from the coding sequence ATGAAAAAAGGTCTTCATCCTCAAAATTACCGTTACGTAGTGTTTAAAGATATGAGTAACGGCCATAGCTTTTTGAGCCGCTCTACGGCTGCCACTAAAGAAACCGTGAAATGGGAAGATGGTAATGAATATCCGTTGATCAAATTGGAGATTTCTAATACCTCACATCCTTTCTTCACTGGTAAGAATATAATGGTAGATACAGCTGGTCGTATCGACAAGTTCAAGAAGAAATACGCAAAGAAATAA